One Megalopta genalis isolate 19385.01 chromosome 11, iyMegGena1_principal, whole genome shotgun sequence genomic region harbors:
- the LOC117226438 gene encoding uncharacterized protein LOC117226438 isoform X2, with protein sequence MSAGTQGEIRVGPSHQARLPEYRPGIPPGELLPDPEFSKEREELRWIPAMALDGDLLMYLRAARSMAAFAGMCDGGSPDDGCVAASRDDTTINALDILHDSGYDPGRALQALVKCPVPKGIDKKWSEEETKRFVKGLRQFGKNFSRIRKDLLPHKDTPELVEFYYLWKKTPGANNNRPHRRRRQGSLRRIRNTRNSRAGTPKEEVPTPPKDTPPASVSQKEPISEPETVPVGTPASNNPGGEISSVTEDDNSEEDSDSRDTNTNGATHSCQHCFSTNSKDYQVAGKDRLLLCTECRIHLKKTGELPPAPPYLFRPVPAESPDSPGRMRTRNKAKETPRPARPRRTGGTDTPDHEKQQQHHHQQQQQQQQQQQHQQQQQQQQQTPDKSKKKTSGGGKPETPKKGQKRPQTDEADEDKESQKRKRGERPESPSESLTTDSNSLMDEPEREGEGDTNENQSTPVTVPTEEPVSPAVTTPEEPTEPTPVSTPIPAPIQTLPISVPVIHSLEKKTLLEDPAETKDPIEDVPLAMNQPLKLEPMPIESAMSPCNEDTKESEQQQQQQQLNLSTSQPLNMNDMNQSMPRNLSQTIQTGNICATTGLQGIQNAQIMSPTQQALPLTMQYASNVPPVQNVPQNLSQSMQMPSNMSQNMSSAQNMGPTQNIRAHGENMSNGQNLAQNMAQSLSQNLPVPPLNLNISQSIPPNMSQLPQMSSSPQPLGLTVMSSESRISERIADDRLAQERMRDNRISDRIPDRISERSITENSESERNEPSNLFQPIQSSGMLPMEKPSSMYNLAGTPPMEPQNLKIKQEIIPPEPDPLQSLKEVKVPGFQSGFPGPSLENIKKDPDSSSKPPTPSKHSMASNQAVPQIQSVAASPTPTLPPPPTSIPQPVMHPAQQPSPHMAHPFHPHHPLMHHSLFTPMHPYHPHAYPGYAAVGGYPSFPPYPYGPVPHAIPPPSPQRSQESTTMMTAHHSSTSSSVTTREEGENLIATHHHSSSMHQATALHHDKLLTISSHSSHSHSSSHSSHNTQRKPSLVSATCLTSSSSAHHHHRAPQQPPVAPEPKIEPDLIEQEQEEPPSPRGPSPEPRIEDSECHRSQSAIFLRHWNRGENNSCTRTDLMFKPVPDSKLARKREERSRKQAEREREERDRAAAQQARKMTTPEKQPEVCKPPSRGPLEPVVSPYDRYAAAAAAAAARPGSYADTPALRQLSEYARPHAAFSPARHPAPPDPMLHYMYGGPAARERLELEHLEREKREREIRELRERELNDRLKEELLKGTPRPMPGPVDPHWLEIHRRYAAAGLAPGPSAPPQALHQFGLYGAPPGPSQLERERLERLGIPTAAGGGPAGAGAGHPVAAHHHGQLDERLALAADPMVRLQMAGISPEYHAHTHAHTHAHTHLHLHPGQQQAQQQAQQQQEAAAAAAAAGFPLPAAAGANYPRPGLMPRDPGLALHPAELLGRPYADMAAHHEQLQRHLMMERDRFQPHASLVAHHEEYLRQQRERELKVRALEEAARGSRP encoded by the exons GCATTACAGGCTCTCGTTAAATGTCCCGTACCTAAAGGCATCGATAAAAAATGGTCTGAGGAGGAAACT AAACGCTTCGTCAAAGGACTCCGGCAATTCGGAAAGAACTTTTCGAGAATCAGAAAGGATCTTTTACCCCACAAAGACACG CCGGAATTGGTGGAGTTCTATTACTTGTGGAAGAAAACACCCGGTGCAAATAATAATCGACCTCATCGAAGACGACGACAAGGCTCGCTCAGACGGATTCGTAACACACGCAACTCGAGGGCCGGTACACCCAAAGAAGAGGTTCCTACTCCGCCAAAGGATACGCCACCGGCCAGCGTCAGTCAGAAGGAGCCGATTTCAGAGCCCGAAACCGTGCCGGTTGGGACACCTGCCAGCAACAATCCCGGCGGGGAAATTAGTTCTGTGACAGAGGACGACAATTCGGAGGAGGACAGCGATTCCAGGGATACTAATACTAACGGAGCAACGCACTCCTGTCAGCATTGTTTCTCGACCAATTCGAAGGACTATCAGGTAGCCGGCAAGGACAGGTTATTGCTTTGTACGGAATGCAGAATACATTTGAAGAAAACCGGAGAATTACCGCCAGCCCCTCCATACCTGTTCCGCCCAGTGCCCGCGGAATCACCAGATAGCCCAGGGAGAATGCGCACGAGAAACAAGGCCAAGGAAACGCCTAGACCCGCAAGACCTCGACGTACAGGTGGTACGGATACTCCTGATCACGAAAAGCAACAACAGCATCACcatcagcagcagcagcaacaacaacaacaacaacaacaccagcaacaacaacagcagcagcaacaaacgCCGGATAAGAGTAAGAAAAAGACGTCCGGCGGTGGAAAGCCAGAGACACCGAAGAAAGGTCAGAAACGGCCTCAAACGGACGAGGCGGACGAGGACAAGGAGTCTCAGAAACGGAAACGCGGTGAACGCCCTGAGAGTCCTTCCGAATCACTAACGACCGATAGTAACTCTCTCATGGATGAGCCTGAAAGGGAAGGAGAAGGTGATACGAACGAAAATCAAAGCACTCCAGTTACAGTGCCGACCGAGGAGCCTGTCAGTCCGGCCGTAACCACGCCGGAAGAACCTACGGAACCGACGCCGGTGTCCACTCCTATACCAGCACCTATACAAACTCTGCCGATATCCGTTCCCGTTATTCACTCTTTGGAGAAGAAGACGCTACTGGAAGACCCGGCGGAAACCAAGGATCCGATAGAAGATGTACCGTTAGCTATGAATCAGCCGTTGAAATTAGAACCCATGCCGATAGAGTCAGCCATGTCTCCGTGCAACGAAGATACCAAGGAATCcgaacagcagcagcaacaacaacaactcaATTTGAGCACCTCGCAGCCATTAAACATGAACGATATGAACCAAAGCATGCCAAGGAATTTATCGCAAACGATACAGACCGGTAACATCTGCGCGACAACTGGTCTCCAGGGTATACAGAACGCGCAGATCATGTCTCCGACGCAACAGGCACTACCACTGACCATGCAGTACGCGTCCAACGTTCCCCCCGTTCAAAATGTACCACAAAACTTGTCGCAGAGCATGCAGATGCCGTCAAATATGTCGCAGAACATGTCGAGCGCGCAAAACATGGGACCAACACAGAATATTCGAGCTCATGGCGAAAATATGTCGAACGGACAAAATTTGGCTCAGAACATGGCCCAATCTTTGTCGCAAAATCTGCCGGTACCACCACTGAATTTGAATATTTCCCAAAGTATACCGCCGAACATGTCTCAGTTACCGCAGATGTCGAGTTCGCCGCAACCTTTGGGTTTAACGGTAATGTCTTCCGAGAGCAGAATTTCTGAACGAATTGCCGACGACAGACTCGCCCAGGAACGAATGAGAGACAACAGGATATCAGACAGGATACCGGACAGAATTTCGGAGCGATCGATTACGGAGAACAGCGAGTCCGAAAGAAATGAACCGAGCAATCTGTTTCAACCGATTCAATCGAGCGGAATGCTACCTATGGAAAAACCATCCTCCATGTACAATTTGGCAGGCACGCCGCCTATGGAGCCGCAAAACTTAAAGATCAAACAGGAGATCATCCCTCCGGAGCCGGATCCGCTGCAAAGCTTGAAAGAGGTGAAAGTACCCGGGTTTCAGTCTGGCTTTCCTGGTCCGAGTTTAGAAAATATCAAAAAGGATCCGGACAGTTCGAGCAAACCTCCAACGCCGAGCAAACATTCGATGGCCAGCAATCAAGCTGTCCCACAGATCCAGTCGGTGGCAGCGTCTCCTACACCGACTCTTCCGCCGCCGCCCACATCGATCCCTCAGCCGGTGATGCATCCGGCGCAGCAACCGAGTCCGCACATGGCCCATCCGTTCCACCCTCATCATCCTCTGATGCACCATTCGTTGTTCACTCCCATGCATCCGTACCATCCGCACGCGTATCCGGGATACGCCGCCGTTGGAGGGTATCCTTCGTTCCCGCCTTATCCATACGGACCGGTGCCGCACGCTATACCACCGCCGTCGCCGCAGAGAAGCCAGGAGAGCACGACCATGATGACGGCACACCATTCGAGCACCAGCTCGAGCGTGACGACTAGAGAGGAAGGGGAGAACCTGATCGCCACGCATCATCATTCTTCCAGTATGCATCAGGCGACAGCACTGCATCACGACAAGCTGTTGACCATTTCGTCGCACAGTTCCCATAGCCACTCGTCGTCGCATAGTTCGCACAATACGCAACGCAAGCCGTCGTTGGTCTCGGCGACGTGTTTAACGTCCAGCAGTTCGGCCCACCATCATCACAGGGCACCGCAGCAGCCACCGGTCGCACCGGAACCTAAAATCGAACCGGATCTGATCGAGCAGGAGCAAGAGGAACCGCCGAGCCCGCGGGGCCCTTCTCCGGAGCCAAGGATCGAGGATTCCGAGTGTCACAGATCTCAGTCGGCCATCTTTCTGCGGCACTGGAACAGGGGCGAGAACAATTCCTGTACGAGGACGGACTTGATGTTCAAGCCGGTGCCAGACTCGAAGCTGGCGAGGAAACGGGAAGAGAGGTCTCGGAAGCAGGCCGAACGGGAAAGGGAGGAACGAGACAGAGCCGCGGCCCAGCAGGCGAGGAAGATGACCACGCCAGAGAAACAACCGGAAGTGTGCAAACCGCCGAGCAGGGGACCCCTCGAACCTGTGGTCTCGCCATACGATAGgtacgcggccgcggccgcggctgcAGCTGCTAGGCCCGGCTCCTACGCCGACACTCCTGCTCTTAGACAATTGTCGGAGTATGCGCGACCGCATGCCGCGTTTTCCCCGGCTCGGCATCCGGCACCGCCGGACCCGATGCTTCACTACATGTACGGTGGACCGGCGGCAAGGGAACGCCTCGAATTGGAGCACTTGGAACGGGAGAAGAGGGAACGCGAGATCCGAGAGCTGCGCGAAAGAGAATTGAACGACCGGCTCAAGGAGGAACTGTTGAAAGGAACGCCCAGGCCCATGCCGGGACCAGTCGACCCGCACTGGCTCGAGATCCATCGCCGTTACGCCGCGGCGGGGCTAGCGCCCGGACCCTCGGCACCTCCTCAAGCTTTGCACCAGTTCGGCCTCTATGGGGCACCGCCCGGCCCGAGTCAGCTGGAAAGAGAACGTTTAGAAAGACTAG GGATACCGACTGCAGCCGGCGGGGGGCCAGCGGGTGCGGGGGCTGGCCATCCCGTGGCGGCTCATCACCACGGCCAGCTGGACGAGCGTCTGGCTCTAGCTGCTGACCCGATGGTCCGGTTGCAGATGGCTGGCATTTCGCCCGAGTATCATGCTCACACTCACGCGCATACGCATGCGCATACGCACTTGCACTTACATCCGGGACAGCAGCAGGCCCAGCAACAGGCTCAGCAACAGCAGGAAgcggctgcggctgcggctGCAGCTGGATTCCCCCTGCCTG CTGCAGCCGGCGCGAATTATCCTCGGCCAGGATTGATGCCGCGTGATCCAGGATTGGCGCTTCATCCGGCGGAACTTCTTGGAAGACCGTACGCGGACATGGCAGCTCATCACGAGCAATTGCAGCGTCACCTGATGATGGAGCGGGATCGATTTCAGCCCCATGCATCGCTCGTGGCCCATCACGAAGAATATTTAAG ACAACAACGCGAGCGCGAGCTCAAAGTTCGCGCACTGGAAGAAGCTGCACGTGGATCACGCCCTTAG
- the LOC117226438 gene encoding uncharacterized protein LOC117226438 isoform X3: MALDGDLLMYLRAARSMAAFAGMCDGGSPDDGCVAASRDDTTINALDILHDSGYDPGRALQALVKCPVPKGIDKKWSEEETKRFVKGLRQFGKNFSRIRKDLLPHKDTPELVEFYYLWKKTPGANNNRPHRRRRQGSLRRIRNTRNSRAGTPKEEVPTPPKDTPPASVSQKEPISEPETVPVGTPASNNPGGEISSVTEDDNSEEDSDSRDTNTNGATHSCQHCFSTNSKDYQVAGKDRLLLCTECRIHLKKTGELPPAPPYLFRPVPAESPDSPGRMRTRNKAKETPRPARPRRTGGTDTPDHEKQQQHHHQQQQQQQQQQQHQQQQQQQQQTPDKSKKKTSGGGKPETPKKGQKRPQTDEADEDKESQKRKRGERPESPSESLTTDSNSLMDEPEREGEGDTNENQSTPVTVPTEEPVSPAVTTPEEPTEPTPVSTPIPAPIQTLPISVPVIHSLEKKTLLEDPAETKDPIEDVPLAMNQPLKLEPMPIESAMSPCNEDTKESEQQQQQQQLNLSTSQPLNMNDMNQSMPRNLSQTIQTGNICATTGLQGIQNAQIMSPTQQALPLTMQYASNVPPVQNVPQNLSQSMQMPSNMSQNMSSAQNMGPTQNIRAHGENMSNGQNLAQNMAQSLSQNLPVPPLNLNISQSIPPNMSQLPQMSSSPQPLGLTVMSSESRISERIADDRLAQERMRDNRISDRIPDRISERSITENSESERNEPSNLFQPIQSSGMLPMEKPSSMYNLAGTPPMEPQNLKIKQEIIPPEPDPLQSLKEVKVPGFQSGFPGPSLENIKKDPDSSSKPPTPSKHSMASNQAVPQIQSVAASPTPTLPPPPTSIPQPVMHPAQQPSPHMAHPFHPHHPLMHHSLFTPMHPYHPHAYPGYAAVGGYPSFPPYPYGPVPHAIPPPSPQRSQESTTMMTAHHSSTSSSVTTREEGENLIATHHHSSSMHQATALHHDKLLTISSHSSHSHSSSHSSHNTQRKPSLVSATCLTSSSSAHHHHRAPQQPPVAPEPKIEPDLIEQEQEEPPSPRGPSPEPRIEDSECHRSQSAIFLRHWNRGENNSCTRTDLMFKPVPDSKLARKREERSRKQAEREREERDRAAAQQARKMTTPEKQPEVCKPPSRGPLEPVVSPYDRYAAAAAAAAARPGSYADTPALRQLSEYARPHAAFSPARHPAPPDPMLHYMYGGPAARERLELEHLEREKREREIRELRERELNDRLKEELLKGTPRPMPGPVDPHWLEIHRRYAAAGLAPGPSAPPQALHQFGLYGAPPGPSQLERERLERLGIPTAAGGGPAGAGAGHPVAAHHHGQLDERLALAADPMVRLQMAGISPEYHAHTHAHTHAHTHLHLHPGQQQAQQQAQQQQEAAAAAAAAGFPLPAAAGANYPRPGLMPRDPGLALHPAELLGRPYADMAAHHEQLQRHLMMERDRFQPHASLVAHHEEYLRQQRERELKVRALEEAARGSRP; the protein is encoded by the exons GCATTACAGGCTCTCGTTAAATGTCCCGTACCTAAAGGCATCGATAAAAAATGGTCTGAGGAGGAAACT AAACGCTTCGTCAAAGGACTCCGGCAATTCGGAAAGAACTTTTCGAGAATCAGAAAGGATCTTTTACCCCACAAAGACACG CCGGAATTGGTGGAGTTCTATTACTTGTGGAAGAAAACACCCGGTGCAAATAATAATCGACCTCATCGAAGACGACGACAAGGCTCGCTCAGACGGATTCGTAACACACGCAACTCGAGGGCCGGTACACCCAAAGAAGAGGTTCCTACTCCGCCAAAGGATACGCCACCGGCCAGCGTCAGTCAGAAGGAGCCGATTTCAGAGCCCGAAACCGTGCCGGTTGGGACACCTGCCAGCAACAATCCCGGCGGGGAAATTAGTTCTGTGACAGAGGACGACAATTCGGAGGAGGACAGCGATTCCAGGGATACTAATACTAACGGAGCAACGCACTCCTGTCAGCATTGTTTCTCGACCAATTCGAAGGACTATCAGGTAGCCGGCAAGGACAGGTTATTGCTTTGTACGGAATGCAGAATACATTTGAAGAAAACCGGAGAATTACCGCCAGCCCCTCCATACCTGTTCCGCCCAGTGCCCGCGGAATCACCAGATAGCCCAGGGAGAATGCGCACGAGAAACAAGGCCAAGGAAACGCCTAGACCCGCAAGACCTCGACGTACAGGTGGTACGGATACTCCTGATCACGAAAAGCAACAACAGCATCACcatcagcagcagcagcaacaacaacaacaacaacaacaccagcaacaacaacagcagcagcaacaaacgCCGGATAAGAGTAAGAAAAAGACGTCCGGCGGTGGAAAGCCAGAGACACCGAAGAAAGGTCAGAAACGGCCTCAAACGGACGAGGCGGACGAGGACAAGGAGTCTCAGAAACGGAAACGCGGTGAACGCCCTGAGAGTCCTTCCGAATCACTAACGACCGATAGTAACTCTCTCATGGATGAGCCTGAAAGGGAAGGAGAAGGTGATACGAACGAAAATCAAAGCACTCCAGTTACAGTGCCGACCGAGGAGCCTGTCAGTCCGGCCGTAACCACGCCGGAAGAACCTACGGAACCGACGCCGGTGTCCACTCCTATACCAGCACCTATACAAACTCTGCCGATATCCGTTCCCGTTATTCACTCTTTGGAGAAGAAGACGCTACTGGAAGACCCGGCGGAAACCAAGGATCCGATAGAAGATGTACCGTTAGCTATGAATCAGCCGTTGAAATTAGAACCCATGCCGATAGAGTCAGCCATGTCTCCGTGCAACGAAGATACCAAGGAATCcgaacagcagcagcaacaacaacaactcaATTTGAGCACCTCGCAGCCATTAAACATGAACGATATGAACCAAAGCATGCCAAGGAATTTATCGCAAACGATACAGACCGGTAACATCTGCGCGACAACTGGTCTCCAGGGTATACAGAACGCGCAGATCATGTCTCCGACGCAACAGGCACTACCACTGACCATGCAGTACGCGTCCAACGTTCCCCCCGTTCAAAATGTACCACAAAACTTGTCGCAGAGCATGCAGATGCCGTCAAATATGTCGCAGAACATGTCGAGCGCGCAAAACATGGGACCAACACAGAATATTCGAGCTCATGGCGAAAATATGTCGAACGGACAAAATTTGGCTCAGAACATGGCCCAATCTTTGTCGCAAAATCTGCCGGTACCACCACTGAATTTGAATATTTCCCAAAGTATACCGCCGAACATGTCTCAGTTACCGCAGATGTCGAGTTCGCCGCAACCTTTGGGTTTAACGGTAATGTCTTCCGAGAGCAGAATTTCTGAACGAATTGCCGACGACAGACTCGCCCAGGAACGAATGAGAGACAACAGGATATCAGACAGGATACCGGACAGAATTTCGGAGCGATCGATTACGGAGAACAGCGAGTCCGAAAGAAATGAACCGAGCAATCTGTTTCAACCGATTCAATCGAGCGGAATGCTACCTATGGAAAAACCATCCTCCATGTACAATTTGGCAGGCACGCCGCCTATGGAGCCGCAAAACTTAAAGATCAAACAGGAGATCATCCCTCCGGAGCCGGATCCGCTGCAAAGCTTGAAAGAGGTGAAAGTACCCGGGTTTCAGTCTGGCTTTCCTGGTCCGAGTTTAGAAAATATCAAAAAGGATCCGGACAGTTCGAGCAAACCTCCAACGCCGAGCAAACATTCGATGGCCAGCAATCAAGCTGTCCCACAGATCCAGTCGGTGGCAGCGTCTCCTACACCGACTCTTCCGCCGCCGCCCACATCGATCCCTCAGCCGGTGATGCATCCGGCGCAGCAACCGAGTCCGCACATGGCCCATCCGTTCCACCCTCATCATCCTCTGATGCACCATTCGTTGTTCACTCCCATGCATCCGTACCATCCGCACGCGTATCCGGGATACGCCGCCGTTGGAGGGTATCCTTCGTTCCCGCCTTATCCATACGGACCGGTGCCGCACGCTATACCACCGCCGTCGCCGCAGAGAAGCCAGGAGAGCACGACCATGATGACGGCACACCATTCGAGCACCAGCTCGAGCGTGACGACTAGAGAGGAAGGGGAGAACCTGATCGCCACGCATCATCATTCTTCCAGTATGCATCAGGCGACAGCACTGCATCACGACAAGCTGTTGACCATTTCGTCGCACAGTTCCCATAGCCACTCGTCGTCGCATAGTTCGCACAATACGCAACGCAAGCCGTCGTTGGTCTCGGCGACGTGTTTAACGTCCAGCAGTTCGGCCCACCATCATCACAGGGCACCGCAGCAGCCACCGGTCGCACCGGAACCTAAAATCGAACCGGATCTGATCGAGCAGGAGCAAGAGGAACCGCCGAGCCCGCGGGGCCCTTCTCCGGAGCCAAGGATCGAGGATTCCGAGTGTCACAGATCTCAGTCGGCCATCTTTCTGCGGCACTGGAACAGGGGCGAGAACAATTCCTGTACGAGGACGGACTTGATGTTCAAGCCGGTGCCAGACTCGAAGCTGGCGAGGAAACGGGAAGAGAGGTCTCGGAAGCAGGCCGAACGGGAAAGGGAGGAACGAGACAGAGCCGCGGCCCAGCAGGCGAGGAAGATGACCACGCCAGAGAAACAACCGGAAGTGTGCAAACCGCCGAGCAGGGGACCCCTCGAACCTGTGGTCTCGCCATACGATAGgtacgcggccgcggccgcggctgcAGCTGCTAGGCCCGGCTCCTACGCCGACACTCCTGCTCTTAGACAATTGTCGGAGTATGCGCGACCGCATGCCGCGTTTTCCCCGGCTCGGCATCCGGCACCGCCGGACCCGATGCTTCACTACATGTACGGTGGACCGGCGGCAAGGGAACGCCTCGAATTGGAGCACTTGGAACGGGAGAAGAGGGAACGCGAGATCCGAGAGCTGCGCGAAAGAGAATTGAACGACCGGCTCAAGGAGGAACTGTTGAAAGGAACGCCCAGGCCCATGCCGGGACCAGTCGACCCGCACTGGCTCGAGATCCATCGCCGTTACGCCGCGGCGGGGCTAGCGCCCGGACCCTCGGCACCTCCTCAAGCTTTGCACCAGTTCGGCCTCTATGGGGCACCGCCCGGCCCGAGTCAGCTGGAAAGAGAACGTTTAGAAAGACTAG GGATACCGACTGCAGCCGGCGGGGGGCCAGCGGGTGCGGGGGCTGGCCATCCCGTGGCGGCTCATCACCACGGCCAGCTGGACGAGCGTCTGGCTCTAGCTGCTGACCCGATGGTCCGGTTGCAGATGGCTGGCATTTCGCCCGAGTATCATGCTCACACTCACGCGCATACGCATGCGCATACGCACTTGCACTTACATCCGGGACAGCAGCAGGCCCAGCAACAGGCTCAGCAACAGCAGGAAgcggctgcggctgcggctGCAGCTGGATTCCCCCTGCCTG CTGCAGCCGGCGCGAATTATCCTCGGCCAGGATTGATGCCGCGTGATCCAGGATTGGCGCTTCATCCGGCGGAACTTCTTGGAAGACCGTACGCGGACATGGCAGCTCATCACGAGCAATTGCAGCGTCACCTGATGATGGAGCGGGATCGATTTCAGCCCCATGCATCGCTCGTGGCCCATCACGAAGAATATTTAAG ACAACAACGCGAGCGCGAGCTCAAAGTTCGCGCACTGGAAGAAGCTGCACGTGGATCACGCCCTTAG